A DNA window from Streptomyces parvus contains the following coding sequences:
- a CDS encoding helix-turn-helix domain-containing protein, whose protein sequence is MGDVIEEPDPLGVRLAVRLADLRTEHGWSLDELARRSGVSRSTLSRLERCEVSPTAALLGRLCTVYGRTMSRLLMEVEAEPPPLVPAARQTVWRDEAAGFVRRSVSPPHPGLRAEVVESVLEPGASIAYENAPVPGVEQHIWVGEGTVEVTVAEVAHTVRTGDCLRFRLHGPSRFRCAGPERARYALVIVLP, encoded by the coding sequence ATGGGAGATGTGATCGAGGAGCCGGACCCCCTGGGCGTCCGGCTCGCCGTGCGACTGGCGGACCTGCGCACCGAGCACGGCTGGTCCCTGGACGAGCTGGCCCGCCGCAGCGGGGTGAGCCGGTCGACGCTTTCGCGGCTGGAGCGCTGCGAGGTGAGCCCGACCGCCGCACTGCTCGGGCGGCTGTGCACGGTCTACGGCCGGACGATGTCCCGCCTCCTGATGGAGGTGGAGGCCGAGCCCCCGCCCCTGGTGCCCGCGGCGCGGCAGACGGTCTGGCGCGACGAGGCGGCCGGGTTCGTCCGGCGGTCGGTCTCGCCGCCGCATCCCGGGCTGCGCGCCGAGGTCGTCGAGTCCGTCCTCGAACCGGGTGCGTCGATCGCCTACGAGAACGCGCCGGTGCCCGGTGTCGAGCAGCACATCTGGGTAGGGGAAGGCACGGTGGAGGTGACGGTCGCCGAGGTGGCGCACACCGTGCGCACCGGGGACTGCCTCCGCTTCAGGCTGCACGGCCCGTCCCGCTTCCGCTGCGCGGGACCGGAGCGGGCCCGCTACGCCCTGGTGATCGTCCTGCCCTGA
- a CDS encoding GNAT family N-acetyltransferase, with protein sequence MTEIVHVSAPELVTYADDLAGLLVETVEEGSSVGFLAPLDREAAAIWWRERAAAVEAGSIGIWIAREGGRVSGTIALVRAPLPNARHRAEVAKLMVRPSARGQGLGGALLAAVEAYAATEGITLLILDTESGSLAEQVYCGAGWTKVGSVPGYAADPAGSLKPTTFYYKELAAP encoded by the coding sequence ATGACCGAGATCGTCCACGTGTCCGCCCCCGAGCTGGTCACGTACGCCGACGACCTGGCCGGCCTGCTGGTCGAGACCGTCGAGGAGGGGTCCTCGGTGGGCTTCCTGGCCCCGTTGGACCGGGAGGCGGCCGCCATCTGGTGGCGGGAGCGGGCCGCCGCCGTGGAGGCCGGGAGCATCGGCATCTGGATCGCCCGCGAGGGCGGCCGGGTCTCCGGGACGATCGCCCTGGTCCGCGCGCCGCTGCCGAACGCCCGCCACCGCGCGGAGGTCGCCAAGCTGATGGTCCGCCCCTCCGCGCGCGGCCAGGGGCTCGGCGGAGCCCTGCTCGCGGCGGTGGAGGCGTACGCGGCGACCGAGGGCATCACGCTGCTGATCCTGGACACCGAGAGCGGCAGTCTGGCCGAGCAGGTCTACTGCGGGGCGGGGTGGACGAAGGTCGGGAGCGTGCCGGGATACGCGGCCGATCCGGCGGGCAGTCTCAAGCCGACGACCTTCTACTACAAGGAGCTCGCCGCTCCGT